One Tomitella gaofuii DNA segment encodes these proteins:
- the scpB gene encoding SMC-Scp complex subunit ScpB: MTTSGGAGGDSAGVDAGMEREAAPPEDERVDAIIESLLLVADAPVPVAVCAGVIGIPEARAQARLAALSRRYDDSGSGMDLRFTGDGWRLFTRTEYAPYVERLLLDGTRATLTRAALETLAVIAYRQPVTRTRVAAVRGVNADGVMRTLVARGLITEAGPDPETRGTLYATTGLFLERLGLDSLEDLPPLAPLLPDEDVIEYIGDNLDDDPRVMKMHARSSAAEENTTEIDVDDH; encoded by the coding sequence ATGACGACGTCCGGTGGTGCCGGTGGCGACAGTGCGGGTGTCGACGCCGGCATGGAGCGGGAGGCTGCGCCCCCGGAGGATGAGCGCGTGGACGCCATCATCGAGTCGCTGCTCCTTGTGGCCGACGCGCCGGTGCCCGTCGCAGTGTGCGCGGGGGTGATCGGAATCCCGGAGGCGCGTGCGCAGGCGCGGCTGGCGGCGCTGTCCCGACGTTACGACGACTCCGGCAGCGGTATGGACTTGCGCTTCACCGGCGACGGGTGGCGCCTGTTCACCCGCACCGAGTATGCGCCGTACGTGGAGCGGCTGCTGCTGGACGGGACGCGCGCCACACTGACGAGGGCCGCGCTGGAGACGCTGGCGGTGATCGCATACCGTCAACCGGTGACCCGTACCCGCGTCGCGGCGGTGCGCGGGGTCAACGCGGACGGCGTGATGCGTACTCTTGTGGCGCGGGGACTGATCACCGAGGCCGGACCGGACCCCGAGACCCGCGGGACGCTCTACGCCACCACCGGACTGTTCCTCGAACGGCTCGGGCTGGACTCGCTCGAGGACCTTCCGCCGCTGGCGCCACTGCTGCCGGACGAGGACGTCATCGAGTACATCGGCGACAACCTCGACGACGATCCCCGGGTCATGAAGATGCACGCGCGCTCCTCCGCGGCCGAGGAGAACACAACCGAAATAGATGTGGACGATCACTGA